In Alteribacter lacisalsi, a genomic segment contains:
- a CDS encoding PAS domain-containing sensor histidine kinase has product MADRVEDSFLYEKIVSSPGDSEGEMKTSPILDGLSDAILALDQTYNVIYANLAACKQLYIKKEDLIGENLWELFPEARGTRVYEAYEKALHEGVPAEVEYEYFTPLRTWFNVRVYPSENGLTAVFRDVTQRQLALLAVEESYRTLFEEHPDAVCSIDLDGKYIAVNQAFERMFDTNESALMGRRFKSLLPYQAGEEAERLFSLARDGKPVTREFDLARLKNRPFYVQCTALPIIVDTEIIGAYGIVKDITGEKEKSLELKRMNHMNKLILQSVEDAILGIDKDFNVVMWNEAAEKLTGFSREELKPNIFIQLFSTLYDSEMKDLKNSFTSKNELNRYEIIRKTDVTLYKKDSSPYVAEYTVTPMVSEGEVVGSVFTFRDITEKKKSEEMLHQSEKLSAVGQLAAGIAHEIRNPLTSLKGFLQLIEIYGNEKKEYFKIMKSEFGRIEQILTELLILSKPQSLDKEVCDLNELLDHITTLLETQAIIKNIGIERTFTDDALQVFCAPHQIKQVFVNLLKNAIESMEQGGTIRVDVHEEDGNAVVKVIDEGCGIPKDQLKRIGEPFYSTKETGTGLGLMVTFKIIEEHGGTVDIDSEQGTGTTFTITFPLTES; this is encoded by the coding sequence TTGGCAGATCGAGTTGAAGACAGTTTCCTTTATGAAAAAATTGTCTCCTCGCCAGGAGACAGTGAAGGTGAAATGAAAACATCTCCGATTCTTGATGGATTGAGCGATGCTATACTTGCGCTTGATCAGACATACAACGTTATTTACGCAAATCTTGCAGCCTGTAAGCAGTTATATATAAAAAAGGAAGACCTGATCGGAGAAAACCTGTGGGAGCTTTTCCCGGAGGCGAGGGGCACCCGTGTGTATGAAGCCTATGAGAAGGCTCTGCATGAAGGGGTTCCTGCAGAAGTCGAGTATGAATATTTCACCCCGCTGAGAACATGGTTTAATGTCAGAGTATATCCGTCGGAAAACGGGCTCACAGCTGTATTTCGTGATGTCACTCAGCGCCAGCTTGCCCTGCTGGCAGTCGAGGAAAGCTACCGGACTCTTTTTGAAGAACACCCGGATGCGGTCTGTTCTATTGATCTGGATGGAAAATATATTGCTGTTAATCAGGCATTTGAAAGAATGTTTGACACAAACGAATCTGCGCTGATGGGCCGAAGGTTTAAATCACTGCTTCCTTATCAGGCAGGAGAGGAAGCGGAGAGGCTGTTCTCCCTTGCCCGCGACGGAAAGCCTGTAACGAGGGAATTTGATCTTGCCCGTCTTAAGAACAGGCCTTTCTATGTGCAGTGCACAGCTCTGCCAATTATCGTTGATACAGAGATTATTGGTGCTTACGGTATTGTGAAGGACATCACCGGTGAGAAGGAAAAATCACTCGAACTGAAACGCATGAATCATATGAATAAGCTGATTTTGCAGTCGGTTGAAGATGCCATTCTCGGGATCGATAAAGATTTCAATGTCGTGATGTGGAACGAAGCGGCTGAGAAACTCACAGGTTTCTCCCGTGAGGAGCTGAAGCCGAATATTTTTATCCAGCTTTTTTCCACTCTTTACGACAGTGAAATGAAAGACCTTAAGAACAGCTTCACTTCGAAAAATGAACTGAACCGCTATGAAATAATCAGGAAGACCGACGTGACCCTTTATAAAAAAGACAGCTCGCCTTATGTAGCCGAGTATACGGTCACGCCCATGGTTTCTGAAGGTGAAGTGGTAGGAAGTGTTTTTACATTCCGGGACATCACCGAGAAAAAGAAGTCAGAAGAAATGCTTCACCAGTCTGAAAAGCTTTCGGCAGTCGGCCAGCTTGCAGCAGGAATCGCCCATGAAATCCGTAACCCTCTTACATCGCTGAAAGGTTTTTTACAGTTGATTGAGATTTATGGAAACGAGAAAAAAGAATATTTTAAAATTATGAAGTCCGAGTTTGGGAGGATTGAGCAGATACTCACTGAACTGCTGATCCTGTCCAAGCCTCAGTCTCTTGATAAGGAGGTTTGTGATCTCAATGAGCTGCTCGATCACATCACAACCCTTCTTGAAACTCAGGCAATCATTAAGAACATCGGGATTGAAAGAACGTTCACAGACGACGCTCTCCAAGTTTTCTGTGCTCCTCATCAGATTAAACAGGTATTTGTGAATCTGCTGAAAAATGCAATCGAATCGATGGAGCAGGGCGGAACAATACGAGTGGATGTCCACGAAGAAGACGGCAATGCTGTTGTAAAGGTAATTGATGAAGGATGCGGGATTCCTAAAGATCAGTTAAAGAGAATCGGAGAACCTTTCTATTCTACTAAAGAAACCGGAACCGGACTCGGCCTGATGGTAACGTTCAAAATCATCGAAGAGCATGGCGGCACCGTAGACATAGACAGCGAACAGGGAACAGGGACCACATTTACAATTACGTTCCCTTTAACAGAATCATAA
- a CDS encoding manganese catalase family protein, with protein sequence MITRIDKLQIELPMPDGPDANGAAAVQELLGGKFGEMSTLNNYMFQSFAFRQKRKLKPFYDLVASITAEEFGHVELVSNTINLMIYGTTFPGDPDVTPMQNAKDKRNSYHFIDTAQTAKPFDSMGAGWNGADYVFNSGNLVLDLLHNFFLECGARTHKMRVYEMTDNPVAREMIGYLLVRGGVHVMAYAKALEIATGVDITKMLPIPSLDNSHFETTRKFEAEGVHRKLYTFSAKDYKDVVKIWKGTHPEDGGKLEVIQGTPQGGPIPDLPPIPESFAPGISQEDFMEIAKRLQRSAGI encoded by the coding sequence TTGATAACAAGAATAGACAAACTGCAGATTGAACTGCCGATGCCGGATGGTCCTGATGCTAATGGTGCTGCCGCGGTCCAGGAACTGCTTGGCGGTAAATTTGGGGAAATGTCCACCCTGAATAATTATATGTTTCAGTCCTTTGCATTCAGGCAGAAGAGGAAGTTAAAGCCTTTCTATGATCTTGTAGCAAGTATTACAGCAGAGGAATTCGGCCATGTGGAACTGGTTTCCAACACAATCAACCTGATGATTTACGGAACGACCTTTCCTGGTGATCCGGACGTGACCCCGATGCAGAACGCCAAGGACAAACGTAACTCGTATCACTTTATCGATACGGCTCAGACAGCAAAACCGTTTGACAGTATGGGAGCAGGCTGGAACGGGGCAGACTATGTGTTTAACAGTGGAAATCTTGTTTTGGATCTGCTTCACAACTTCTTTCTCGAGTGCGGTGCACGAACCCACAAAATGCGCGTGTATGAGATGACAGACAACCCGGTCGCCCGGGAAATGATCGGCTATCTGCTTGTACGCGGAGGCGTGCATGTAATGGCCTATGCAAAGGCTCTGGAAATAGCTACAGGTGTGGACATTACAAAGATGCTGCCGATTCCAAGTCTTGACAACAGTCATTTTGAGACCACCCGTAAGTTTGAAGCAGAAGGTGTTCACCGGAAATTGTATACATTCAGCGCAAAGGATTACAAAGATGTGGTGAAAATCTGGAAAGGGACTCACCCTGAAGACGGAGGGAAACTTGAAGTTATACAGGGAACTCCCCAGGGGGGACCGATCCCGGACCTTCCGCCGATTCCAGAAAGTTTTGCACCAGGTATATCTCAGGAAGACTTCATGGAAATTGCAAAACGACTACAGCGATCGGCTGGAATCTGA
- a CDS encoding short-chain fatty acid transporter codes for MNALTNLTTRIMQRYLPDPFLFVIVLTFVVFGLGLILTPSTPMDMVAHWGNGFWDLLTFAMQMVLILVTGYVLASSPFFKRMLQKMAGLAKTPGQAIVIVTLVALMASWINWGFGLVIGALFAKELAKKVTTVDYRLLIASAYSGFIVWHGGLAGSIPLTVATGGHFSEDMIGLIPTSETIFAPFNLVIVAALFITVPILNRLMMNQKEAVNVDPALLEDDETAATTDSDLLGSEELTPAKRLERSRLISLVTGVMGIAFLVYYLVQNGFDLNLDIVNFLFLFLGILFHGTPQNFLNSVASAVKNAGGIIIQFPFYAGIMGMMVASGLAAEFSQWFVSISNETTFPLFAFISAGIVNFFVPSGGGQWAVQAPIMLGAGSELGVDAAKTAMAVAWGDAWTNMIQPFWALPALAIAGLKARDIMGFCVIVLFMSGIVIGLGLVLL; via the coding sequence ATGAATGCGCTTACAAACTTAACTACCCGGATTATGCAGCGTTACCTTCCGGATCCGTTCTTATTTGTTATTGTATTAACCTTCGTTGTTTTCGGTCTTGGTTTAATTTTAACCCCGAGTACGCCGATGGACATGGTGGCTCACTGGGGGAACGGGTTCTGGGATCTTCTTACGTTTGCCATGCAGATGGTTCTGATTCTTGTTACAGGGTATGTGCTTGCTTCGAGTCCGTTTTTTAAACGGATGCTTCAGAAGATGGCAGGCCTGGCGAAAACCCCTGGGCAGGCGATTGTCATCGTCACCCTCGTTGCTCTCATGGCGAGCTGGATCAACTGGGGATTCGGTCTTGTGATCGGTGCTCTTTTCGCAAAGGAACTGGCGAAAAAAGTGACCACAGTTGATTACCGGCTTCTCATTGCCAGTGCATACAGCGGCTTCATTGTCTGGCATGGCGGGCTGGCGGGCTCCATTCCCCTAACAGTTGCGACGGGCGGTCACTTTTCAGAAGATATGATCGGTCTCATTCCGACCAGTGAAACGATTTTTGCCCCGTTTAATCTGGTGATCGTAGCCGCTCTCTTTATTACCGTGCCGATTCTAAACCGGCTGATGATGAACCAGAAAGAAGCGGTAAACGTGGATCCGGCACTACTGGAGGATGACGAAACGGCGGCAACGACAGACAGTGATCTGCTTGGATCTGAGGAACTTACTCCTGCAAAGCGTCTTGAGCGAAGCCGGCTCATTTCTCTGGTAACAGGAGTTATGGGGATTGCCTTCCTTGTTTATTACCTGGTGCAGAACGGCTTTGACCTGAATCTTGATATCGTAAACTTTCTGTTTCTGTTCCTCGGCATCCTGTTCCATGGTACGCCGCAGAACTTCCTGAACAGTGTGGCCAGCGCGGTGAAGAATGCAGGCGGCATTATTATTCAGTTCCCCTTTTATGCAGGGATTATGGGAATGATGGTTGCTTCAGGACTCGCAGCTGAGTTTTCCCAGTGGTTCGTCTCCATCTCGAACGAAACAACCTTCCCTCTGTTTGCCTTTATCAGTGCAGGGATTGTAAACTTCTTTGTTCCATCGGGCGGCGGACAGTGGGCGGTTCAGGCACCGATCATGCTTGGTGCCGGCAGTGAGCTTGGTGTGGATGCAGCCAAAACAGCCATGGCTGTTGCCTGGGGCGACGCCTGGACGAACATGATTCAGCCGTTCTGGGCTCTGCCGGCTCTTGCCATAGCCGGACTGAAAGCACGGGACATCATGGGCTTTTGTGTGATCGTGCTGTTTATGAGCGGGATCGTAATCGGCCTCGGTCTTGTCCTGCTTTAA
- a CDS encoding polysaccharide deacetylase family protein: protein MTYKKPSPAKIRATVLTILFMLALAMMTACMTGEDNVRGPADNDLGGMGSGAPKSPETGQTAELADGPEAEHRVEMEPDQASAYAVEKEPENEGLSSIGFGKLQRMFPETVVYRGPNNVNRVALTFDDGPDPRFTPGILDTLAEHNVRATFFVMGARAKGHPDLIRRIDNDGHAIGNHTYWHPNLDGETVGQMRWEITETEDIISNLLGYRPSLFRPPYGNMGEAHTESLIANNESAVFWTVDTEDWKEPSMDEIVSTVVNEAGNGSIILMHDGSHWTVDMSSTVESLGPIIEQLKSEGYEFVTVPELLNITDRK, encoded by the coding sequence ATGACGTACAAAAAACCATCACCAGCTAAAATCCGGGCTACCGTTCTGACAATCCTCTTCATGCTGGCTCTGGCAATGATGACCGCCTGCATGACCGGAGAGGATAACGTCCGTGGTCCGGCTGATAATGATCTGGGAGGAATGGGAAGCGGAGCGCCGAAAAGTCCGGAAACAGGCCAGACCGCTGAACTGGCAGATGGACCGGAAGCAGAGCACCGTGTGGAAATGGAGCCGGATCAAGCGTCAGCCTATGCTGTCGAGAAGGAACCGGAGAATGAAGGGCTTTCCAGTATCGGTTTTGGCAAACTGCAGCGGATGTTTCCGGAAACCGTGGTCTATCGCGGTCCAAACAATGTGAACCGGGTAGCCCTGACATTTGATGACGGACCGGATCCGAGATTTACACCAGGCATTCTCGATACGCTGGCAGAACATAACGTCAGAGCAACCTTTTTCGTCATGGGCGCGCGGGCGAAAGGTCATCCGGATCTGATCAGGCGGATTGACAACGACGGTCATGCCATCGGTAATCACACCTACTGGCACCCTAACCTGGATGGTGAAACCGTAGGCCAGATGCGCTGGGAAATTACAGAAACAGAGGATATTATCAGTAACCTGCTCGGCTATCGTCCGTCACTGTTCCGCCCGCCTTACGGGAATATGGGGGAGGCTCATACCGAAAGCCTGATTGCCAATAATGAATCTGCCGTATTCTGGACAGTGGATACAGAAGACTGGAAAGAGCCTTCTATGGATGAGATAGTCAGTACCGTGGTAAATGAAGCGGGGAACGGGTCGATCATCCTGATGCATGACGGAAGTCACTGGACAGTAGATATGAGCAGCACCGTTGAATCCCTCGGACCGATCATTGAGCAGCTCAAAAGTGAAGGATATGAGTTTGTTACTGTGCCCGAACTGTTAAACATCACAGATCGGAAATAA
- the sfsA gene encoding DNA/RNA nuclease SfsA — protein MVQMVFDDLIKARFVERPNRFILHCRLPDGEVVRVHLPDPGRLKELLVPDAAVMLQYTDDPNRKTKWSAAMVARGDGGWVSVNTQIPNVLAREAIEKELIEEFSGWRFVRAEYKKGGSRWDLLLEEKAGHRKMAVEVKGVSLVDHRGRGAFPDAVTARGTKHVRELAEIAGEEGWEAALFFVAQREDTVSVEPARWIDPDFAEAIGEAARAGVRILGRKCEVTPERIRMNTEEPLHILV, from the coding sequence ATGGTTCAGATGGTTTTTGATGACTTAATAAAAGCTCGGTTCGTGGAGCGGCCGAACCGCTTTATTCTGCACTGCAGACTTCCGGATGGTGAGGTGGTCCGGGTTCATCTCCCTGATCCCGGCCGGCTGAAAGAACTGCTCGTTCCGGATGCGGCGGTAATGCTCCAGTATACGGATGACCCGAACAGGAAGACCAAATGGTCGGCTGCGATGGTAGCCAGAGGGGACGGGGGCTGGGTGTCGGTGAATACACAAATTCCGAACGTCCTCGCCCGGGAGGCGATTGAAAAAGAACTGATTGAAGAATTCAGTGGCTGGCGCTTTGTGAGAGCCGAATATAAAAAAGGCGGCTCGCGCTGGGATCTGCTTCTCGAGGAAAAAGCCGGCCACAGAAAAATGGCTGTTGAAGTAAAAGGAGTTTCCCTTGTTGATCACAGGGGGCGAGGGGCCTTTCCCGACGCGGTTACGGCGAGAGGGACAAAGCATGTCAGAGAACTAGCGGAGATAGCCGGCGAGGAAGGCTGGGAGGCGGCCCTGTTCTTTGTGGCACAGCGTGAAGATACGGTGTCTGTGGAGCCGGCACGCTGGATTGATCCGGATTTTGCCGAGGCGATTGGAGAAGCCGCCCGAGCCGGCGTCCGGATTCTCGGCCGCAAGTGTGAGGTCACACCGGAAAGAATACGGATGAATACGGAGGAACCGCTGCACATTCTTGTGTAG
- a CDS encoding NCS2 family permease, producing the protein MHQKLNNWFQIDQHHTSVRQELAAGTVAFFTIVYIVIVNAAILADAGIPLVAGIVATVLVSFLGSLIMGFWANAPILLVPGMGINAMFVYTFVHSMGLAWQEALAVVTVSGIIFCVIAFTKLAPVITKSIPVSLKEAITVGIGIFLTFIGLQQGGLVVSDASTFVAFGDLTDPRVIATIVTLFVAVALFVRGVPGNFLISILFGTGLAFALGVMGSGETGTMSLAPYGEVFFGFTFTSMLTIAFAAAVFSLVMVIVFENIGLIHGHLNMAGQPEKYKRSLQANAVSVLSCGFLGTSPTVATVESAAGIAAGGRTGLTTVTAGVLFLGSLFFIPFITMIPPSAIAPVLIIIGGLMMQNIQKINLNDFSEGFPAFMVIVLIPLTYSIADGIAFGFVAYPLLKLMLGKRKELSPVLVVISMLFFLNFVLQAWNGS; encoded by the coding sequence TTGCACCAGAAATTAAACAACTGGTTTCAAATTGACCAGCATCATACGTCAGTCAGGCAGGAGCTTGCAGCAGGCACAGTCGCTTTTTTCACGATCGTATATATCGTCATCGTGAACGCGGCTATTCTCGCTGACGCAGGAATTCCCCTTGTAGCCGGGATCGTGGCGACGGTACTCGTATCGTTTCTCGGAAGCCTTATCATGGGTTTCTGGGCGAACGCGCCGATTCTGCTCGTGCCCGGAATGGGAATCAACGCCATGTTCGTGTACACATTCGTACACTCGATGGGTCTTGCCTGGCAGGAAGCACTCGCGGTTGTAACCGTGTCCGGTATTATTTTCTGTGTGATTGCCTTTACGAAGCTCGCCCCGGTGATTACGAAATCCATTCCGGTTTCCCTTAAAGAAGCGATTACAGTAGGGATCGGAATTTTCCTTACATTTATAGGTCTTCAGCAGGGCGGTCTCGTCGTTTCAGACGCGTCCACGTTTGTGGCGTTCGGTGATCTCACGGATCCCAGGGTGATTGCCACAATTGTGACCCTGTTTGTAGCCGTAGCCCTCTTTGTTCGAGGCGTTCCGGGTAATTTTCTGATCAGTATTCTGTTTGGAACCGGACTGGCATTCGCACTCGGTGTGATGGGCAGCGGGGAAACAGGCACGATGTCACTTGCGCCGTACGGGGAAGTATTCTTCGGATTCACGTTTACGAGCATGCTTACGATCGCCTTTGCAGCTGCTGTATTTTCCCTTGTGATGGTGATTGTATTTGAAAATATCGGGCTCATTCACGGGCATCTGAACATGGCCGGTCAGCCGGAAAAATACAAACGGTCACTTCAGGCGAACGCAGTGTCGGTACTCAGCTGCGGATTTTTAGGCACAAGTCCGACCGTTGCTACAGTGGAAAGTGCAGCAGGTATTGCGGCAGGAGGGCGGACAGGGCTGACAACGGTAACGGCAGGTGTACTGTTTCTCGGTTCCCTGTTTTTCATCCCGTTCATTACGATGATTCCTCCGAGCGCCATTGCGCCGGTGCTCATTATTATCGGCGGTCTGATGATGCAGAATATCCAGAAAATCAACCTTAACGATTTTTCCGAAGGCTTTCCTGCCTTCATGGTCATTGTACTCATCCCGCTTACCTACAGCATTGCAGACGGGATTGCCTTTGGTTTTGTGGCTTACCCGCTTCTGAAACTGATGCTCGGTAAAAGAAAAGAACTGTCACCGGTTCTTGTCGTTATTTCCATGCTGTTCTTCCTGAACTTCGTACTTCAGGCCTGGAACGGCAGCTGA
- a CDS encoding DUF1028 domain-containing protein — protein sequence MRSINHSEPPVATFSIIGFDPETKEWGIAVQSKFLGVGAVVPWAKAGVGAVATQSFANTSYGPRGLAMLEEGMSPGEVAQELVKDDDERALRQFAVMDKNGETSAYTGDDCYDWAGHKSGKYCTAQGNILVSEETVDALKNTFEQSEGTLAERLIQALDQAQEAGGDSRGKQSAALFVVQEEGGYGGYNDRKYDLRVDDHPDPIRELKRLLELHSLYFSRPNPNELLDIKEDVLVDVQHLLREEGLLDTTYDTYNPAVKEALKTYFLQENFDERWQESDKIDPYVLTYMKNKPGMSR from the coding sequence ATGAGAAGTATCAACCATAGTGAGCCCCCGGTAGCGACTTTTTCGATTATCGGTTTTGATCCTGAAACAAAAGAGTGGGGCATAGCCGTTCAATCCAAATTTCTCGGTGTCGGCGCTGTTGTACCTTGGGCGAAAGCAGGCGTTGGAGCTGTGGCGACGCAGTCTTTTGCCAATACTTCCTATGGTCCGAGGGGACTGGCCATGCTCGAGGAAGGCATGTCACCGGGAGAGGTGGCACAGGAACTTGTAAAAGATGATGATGAGCGCGCGCTCCGCCAGTTTGCTGTGATGGATAAAAACGGAGAGACTTCTGCCTATACAGGAGACGACTGCTACGACTGGGCCGGCCACAAATCAGGGAAGTACTGCACCGCTCAGGGAAATATCCTCGTCAGTGAAGAAACTGTGGATGCTTTGAAAAATACGTTTGAACAATCTGAAGGAACACTGGCAGAACGTCTAATCCAGGCTCTCGATCAGGCTCAGGAAGCAGGCGGCGATTCAAGAGGCAAGCAGTCTGCAGCCCTGTTTGTTGTTCAGGAGGAAGGCGGGTACGGCGGGTATAACGACCGGAAATACGATCTCCGGGTTGACGACCATCCGGATCCGATCAGGGAACTCAAGCGTCTGTTAGAGCTGCACAGTCTCTATTTTTCGCGGCCGAATCCTAACGAACTTCTGGACATAAAAGAGGATGTGCTGGTCGATGTTCAACATCTCCTGCGTGAAGAAGGACTGCTGGATACGACCTATGATACGTATAATCCTGCAGTCAAAGAAGCACTGAAAACGTACTTTCTACAGGAAAACTTTGACGAGCGCTGGCAGGAAAGCGACAAAATTGATCCATATGTCCTGACTTACATGAAAAATAAGCCCGGAATGTCCCGATAA
- a CDS encoding SDR family oxidoreductase gives MRVLVIGANGQIGRHMVKMLGLSTEHEVKAMIRSEEQRSTMEDLGAHEIVIGDLEKDFSHAYEGVDAVIFTAGSGGHTSQEQTEVIDRSAAIKSVEEAEKHGVARFIMISAIGAGHPEETPEGIRHYMKAKGAADDALLNSRLNYTILRPGSLSNDAGKGTITAAKELSDRSGEIPREDVASAAVNSLTIEETNHQVFELLSGDTSIGTALKNIK, from the coding sequence ATGAGAGTACTTGTAATCGGAGCAAACGGGCAAATCGGCCGTCATATGGTAAAAATGCTCGGCCTGAGCACTGAACATGAAGTAAAAGCGATGATCCGTTCGGAGGAACAGCGAAGCACAATGGAAGACCTCGGTGCCCACGAAATTGTCATTGGGGACTTGGAAAAAGATTTTTCACATGCCTATGAGGGGGTAGACGCCGTCATTTTTACAGCAGGATCAGGCGGCCACACCTCTCAGGAACAGACGGAAGTGATCGACCGCAGCGCTGCGATTAAATCAGTTGAAGAAGCGGAAAAACACGGTGTTGCACGCTTCATCATGATCAGCGCAATCGGTGCCGGACATCCGGAGGAAACACCGGAGGGCATCCGTCATTATATGAAGGCAAAAGGTGCTGCTGACGACGCACTGCTGAACAGCCGTTTGAATTACACCATTTTACGTCCCGGGAGTCTCTCGAACGATGCGGGCAAGGGAACCATTACAGCGGCAAAAGAACTGTCTGACCGTTCAGGGGAAATCCCTCGTGAAGACGTAGCCTCAGCTGCGGTCAACTCCCTGACGATCGAAGAGACAAACCATCAGGTTTTCGAGCTTCTTTCCGGTGATACGAGCATCGGAACAGCATTGAAAAACATTAAATAG
- a CDS encoding LOG family protein, with amino-acid sequence MKRCAVFCGSRAGRHPEYTNSARVLGKALAERNIELVYGGASVGIMAAVADGVLENGGRVIGILPEFLGSREIAHQKLTELHIVKTMRERKQMISDLSDGFIAMPGGIGTMEEYFEMLTQEVLGQHKGKNGLLNINGYYSPLVSFFDHMKEQGFLDDEVRRKIVVEEDPVLMIERLME; translated from the coding sequence ATGAAAAGATGTGCAGTATTTTGCGGCTCCAGAGCAGGGCGGCATCCGGAATATACAAACTCTGCCCGGGTGCTGGGCAAGGCCCTTGCGGAGCGTAATATCGAACTGGTTTATGGCGGTGCAAGCGTCGGCATTATGGCGGCAGTTGCGGACGGAGTGCTTGAAAATGGGGGCCGGGTAATTGGGATCCTCCCGGAATTTCTCGGTAGCAGGGAGATTGCCCATCAGAAACTCACAGAGCTCCATATAGTCAAAACCATGCGGGAACGCAAACAGATGATATCTGATTTGTCCGATGGTTTTATTGCTATGCCCGGCGGTATTGGGACGATGGAAGAGTACTTTGAAATGCTCACGCAGGAAGTGCTCGGTCAGCACAAAGGAAAGAACGGACTTTTGAACATAAACGGTTATTATTCCCCGCTTGTCAGCTTTTTTGACCATATGAAAGAACAGGGTTTTCTTGATGACGAGGTGCGCAGAAAAATCGTTGTCGAGGAAGATCCCGTGCTTATGATTGAAAGGCTGATGGAATAG
- a CDS encoding DUF2188 domain-containing protein, whose protein sequence is MPWTKTDYPDSMKNLDKDIRDKAIEIANSLLEDGYEEGRAIPIAIDEAKKVGPKSDVTYHVTESDGKWEVKKEGADRAAGKFDTKEDAMERADELIDSRNAEIVIHRKDGSVQDTKKATE, encoded by the coding sequence ATGCCATGGACGAAAACCGATTATCCAGATTCCATGAAAAACCTCGATAAGGACATACGGGATAAAGCGATCGAAATTGCCAATTCTCTGCTTGAGGACGGTTATGAAGAGGGGCGGGCGATCCCCATCGCTATTGATGAAGCAAAAAAGGTCGGGCCGAAAAGTGATGTGACCTACCATGTAACCGAATCAGATGGCAAGTGGGAAGTAAAGAAAGAGGGAGCGGACCGGGCTGCCGGTAAATTCGACACAAAAGAGGATGCGATGGAACGGGCCGATGAACTGATCGATTCCCGGAACGCAGAGATTGTGATACACAGGAAGGACGGCTCTGTACAGGACACTAAGAAAGCGACGGAGTAG
- a CDS encoding GntR family transcriptional regulator, with the protein MAMSVSSEKELLYMKVVNQLKMDLKKWELPPDMKLPSEPELAKRLGVSRTTLREALVILESENIVKRVHGLGTFVRGQALIESGIEELSSISDLIIQNGKQPGTSMYIQETVPAADADRTRFKLKPGAKVKSIRRIRTADGSPVVYCKDILPAALFGENHQFSEQSLFSDLENTAGIEVDYAVSKIKSQGYVEEVSEALNCKGDMSLLVLTQMHYDTKNRPVLYSINYFRSDLFTFTVLRTKK; encoded by the coding sequence ATGGCAATGTCAGTATCAAGTGAAAAAGAACTGTTGTACATGAAGGTTGTCAATCAGCTTAAAATGGATTTAAAAAAATGGGAGCTGCCCCCGGATATGAAACTTCCGTCCGAACCGGAACTGGCAAAACGTCTGGGCGTAAGCCGGACAACACTCCGGGAAGCTCTGGTGATTCTTGAAAGCGAAAACATCGTCAAACGTGTGCACGGGCTCGGGACGTTTGTCAGAGGACAGGCCCTGATTGAAAGCGGCATTGAGGAACTGTCCAGCATTAGTGATCTGATTATTCAAAACGGAAAACAGCCCGGGACGAGTATGTATATTCAGGAAACGGTGCCGGCGGCTGACGCTGATCGCACCCGTTTCAAGCTCAAACCAGGGGCGAAGGTGAAGTCAATCAGGAGGATCCGAACGGCCGATGGGAGTCCGGTTGTCTATTGTAAAGATATCCTCCCCGCTGCTCTCTTCGGGGAGAACCACCAGTTTTCCGAGCAGTCCCTGTTCTCCGATCTTGAAAACACAGCTGGAATTGAAGTGGATTATGCAGTCTCAAAAATAAAATCACAGGGGTACGTGGAAGAGGTATCTGAAGCACTGAACTGTAAAGGCGATATGAGCCTCCTCGTTCTCACCCAGATGCATTACGATACTAAAAACCGGCCCGTTCTCTATTCAATCAATTACTTCCGGTCCGACCTGTTTACTTTTACTGTGCTCCGCACAAAAAAATAA